The Corynebacterium comes genome window below encodes:
- a CDS encoding DoxX family protein, which produces MLDAISFFARFFMAYTWITAGVAKLDNHLNMTQAIMAYEIFTPQWSDLLARLIGPLEIAGGVLLLLGIFLRQSSKVATVVLLMFIIGIGQAWARGLGIDCGCFNIEPNMDKAAMDYFVTILRDIGYIALSVWTIYRPFKRFALHP; this is translated from the coding sequence GTGCTCGACGCCATCAGTTTCTTCGCCCGCTTCTTCATGGCCTACACCTGGATAACCGCAGGTGTGGCCAAGTTGGACAATCACCTGAACATGACCCAGGCGATCATGGCCTACGAGATCTTCACTCCTCAGTGGTCGGATCTGCTGGCCCGCCTCATCGGACCGCTGGAGATCGCCGGCGGTGTCCTTCTGCTGCTGGGAATCTTCCTCCGGCAGTCGAGCAAGGTGGCCACCGTTGTGCTGCTCATGTTCATCATCGGCATCGGCCAGGCCTGGGCGCGGGGCCTGGGCATCGACTGCGGCTGCTTCAACATCGAGCCGAACATGGACAAGGCGGCGATGGATTACTTCGTCACCATCCTGCGGGACATCGGCTACATCGCATTGAGCGTGTGGACCATCTACCGCCCCTTCAAGAGGTTCGCCCTCCATCCCTGA
- the pgm gene encoding phosphoglucomutase (alpha-D-glucose-1,6-bisphosphate-dependent), which yields MAHERAGQPARPEDLIDIAEVVTAYYTRKPDVENPDQQVAFGTSGHRGSSLDTAFNEDHILATTQAIVDYRNRTPVRWYGRMYIGRDTHALSEPAMISALEVLLANDVEVFVDAAGRYTPTPAISHAILGYNKDVQWGVAGPRDLLADGIVITPSHNPPRDGGFKYNPWSGGPADTDATDWIADRANELLRGGLRDVKRTPVSGVLDERAQRQDFLANYVNDLPNVVDIQAIRDSGLSIGADPMGGASVDYWGAIAETHKLNLTVVNPLVDATFRFMTLDSDGKIRMDCSSPHAMASLINSRDKYDIATGNDADADRHGIVTPDHGLMNPNHYLAVAIEYLFANRPNWDQNTAVGKTLVSSSMIDRVVAQLGRRLVEVPVGFKWFVAGLQDGSIGFGGEESAGASFLRRDGGVWSTDKDGLILNLLAAEITAVTGKTPSQRYAELAEQFGAPAYARTDAPANREQKAILKQLSPEQVTATELAGEPITAKLTEAPGNQQAIGGLKVTTENAWFAARPSGTEDKYKIYAESFRGEEHLKLVQQEAQAVVSQVLGG from the coding sequence ATGGCACACGAACGCGCGGGCCAGCCGGCACGTCCCGAGGACCTCATCGACATCGCGGAGGTCGTCACCGCCTACTACACACGTAAGCCGGATGTGGAGAACCCCGACCAGCAGGTCGCCTTCGGCACCTCCGGCCACCGGGGATCCTCACTGGACACCGCCTTCAATGAGGATCACATCCTGGCCACGACCCAGGCGATCGTGGACTACCGCAACCGGACCCCCGTCCGCTGGTACGGGCGGATGTACATCGGCCGCGACACCCATGCGCTCTCCGAGCCGGCGATGATCTCCGCGCTGGAGGTGCTGCTGGCCAACGACGTGGAGGTGTTCGTCGATGCAGCGGGGCGGTACACCCCGACCCCGGCCATCTCGCATGCGATCCTGGGCTACAACAAGGACGTGCAGTGGGGTGTCGCGGGCCCGAGGGACCTCCTGGCTGACGGCATCGTCATCACGCCCTCGCACAACCCGCCGCGCGACGGTGGTTTCAAGTACAACCCCTGGAGCGGCGGCCCGGCCGACACGGACGCCACCGACTGGATCGCCGACCGCGCCAACGAGCTGCTGCGCGGTGGCCTCCGGGACGTCAAGCGGACCCCCGTCAGCGGTGTGCTCGACGAGCGTGCGCAGCGGCAGGACTTCCTTGCCAACTACGTCAACGACCTGCCCAACGTGGTCGACATCCAGGCGATCCGCGACTCCGGTCTGTCCATCGGTGCGGATCCCATGGGTGGCGCCTCGGTGGACTACTGGGGGGCGATCGCCGAAACCCACAAGCTGAACCTGACCGTGGTCAACCCCCTGGTGGACGCCACCTTCCGTTTCATGACGCTGGACTCCGACGGCAAGATCCGTATGGACTGCTCTTCGCCGCATGCCATGGCCTCGTTGATCAACAGCCGCGACAAGTACGACATCGCCACCGGCAATGACGCAGATGCGGACCGCCACGGCATCGTCACCCCTGACCACGGGTTGATGAACCCCAACCACTACCTGGCCGTCGCCATCGAGTACCTCTTCGCCAACCGGCCGAACTGGGACCAGAACACCGCGGTGGGCAAGACCCTGGTGTCCTCCTCGATGATCGACCGGGTCGTCGCGCAGCTCGGTCGCCGCCTGGTGGAGGTTCCGGTGGGCTTCAAGTGGTTTGTGGCCGGACTGCAGGACGGCAGCATCGGTTTCGGCGGTGAGGAGTCCGCCGGCGCGTCCTTCCTGCGTCGCGACGGCGGCGTCTGGTCCACAGACAAGGACGGGCTCATCCTCAACCTGCTGGCCGCCGAGATCACCGCGGTCACCGGCAAGACCCCGTCGCAGCGCTACGCGGAGCTCGCGGAGCAGTTCGGCGCCCCGGCGTACGCGCGCACAGATGCGCCCGCGAACCGCGAGCAGAAGGCCATCCTCAAGCAGCTCTCCCCGGAGCAGGTCACCGCCACCGAGCTGGCGGGTGAGCCGATCACCGCCAAGCTGACCGAGGCCCCCGGTAACCAGCAGGCCATCGGTGGGCTGAAGGTGACCACCGAGAACGCCTGGTTCGCCGCCCGCCCCTCCGGCACCGAGGACAAGTACAAGATCTACGCCGAGTCCTTCCGAGGTGAGGAGCACCTGAAGCTCGTCCAGCAGGAGGCGCAGGCTGTGGTGAGCCAGGTACTCGGCGGTTAA
- a CDS encoding alanine/glycine:cation symporter family protein → MESLQNALDTAGGIVWGPFILIPLLLGTGLYLTIRLGGLQFRMLGRALRHGLIDRSDADGKGDISNYQALTTALAATVGVGNIVGVATALSVGGPGALFWIWVTGLVGMASKYTEAFLGVRFRTTDAKGEQSGGPQYYLKRGISGPVGKTLALMFAVFAVIASFGIGNLTQANAVATNLESAFGLDPFASGAIMFVLLGAVLLGGIQAIGRITSAFVPMMIILYVSAGIVVLVMNVADIPAALGLIFTDAFTGTAATGGFVGAGIMLAIQFGVARGIFSNESGMGSAAIAAAAAKTSHPVRQGLVSMTQTFIDTLIVVSITGLVIVTTGVWDTGRETAGVMTANAFSAALPGEWGGTIVSLSIIFFAFSTIIGWSYYGERSLESLIGRRGTVPYRMLFTVVALIGATVELELVWSFSDLANGLMALPNLIGLLILSGLVARETKAYLKFDPTLRASPEEVAAFMRAQGSDWK, encoded by the coding sequence ATGGAATCGCTGCAGAACGCACTCGACACAGCCGGCGGAATTGTCTGGGGACCGTTCATCCTCATCCCGCTGCTGCTGGGCACAGGCCTCTACCTCACCATCCGTCTGGGCGGCCTCCAGTTCCGCATGCTGGGTCGGGCGCTGCGCCACGGGCTGATCGACCGTTCCGACGCCGACGGCAAGGGTGACATCTCCAACTATCAGGCGCTGACCACCGCACTGGCCGCGACGGTCGGCGTGGGCAACATCGTCGGTGTGGCCACGGCGCTCTCTGTGGGTGGCCCGGGTGCGTTGTTCTGGATCTGGGTGACGGGGCTGGTCGGCATGGCCTCGAAATACACGGAGGCGTTCCTGGGTGTGCGTTTCCGCACCACCGACGCCAAGGGTGAGCAGTCCGGTGGCCCGCAGTACTACCTCAAGCGCGGTATCTCCGGACCGGTGGGCAAGACGTTGGCGCTCATGTTCGCGGTTTTCGCGGTGATAGCGTCTTTCGGTATCGGCAACCTCACCCAGGCCAACGCCGTGGCCACCAACCTGGAGAGCGCCTTCGGCCTCGACCCGTTCGCCTCGGGCGCCATCATGTTCGTCCTCCTGGGCGCGGTGCTGCTCGGTGGCATCCAGGCCATCGGCCGTATCACCTCCGCCTTCGTGCCGATGATGATCATCCTCTACGTCTCCGCCGGCATCGTCGTCCTGGTCATGAACGTCGCCGACATTCCCGCGGCGCTGGGTCTGATCTTCACCGACGCCTTCACCGGCACGGCCGCCACGGGCGGATTCGTCGGCGCGGGCATCATGCTCGCGATCCAGTTCGGTGTCGCCCGCGGCATCTTCTCCAACGAGTCCGGTATGGGTTCCGCCGCGATCGCGGCGGCGGCGGCGAAGACCTCCCATCCGGTCCGACAGGGTCTGGTCTCCATGACGCAGACCTTCATCGACACCCTCATCGTCGTCTCCATCACCGGCCTGGTCATCGTCACCACCGGCGTGTGGGACACCGGCCGCGAGACCGCCGGCGTCATGACCGCCAACGCCTTCTCTGCCGCGCTGCCGGGTGAATGGGGCGGCACGATCGTCTCACTGTCGATCATCTTCTTCGCCTTCTCCACGATCATCGGCTGGTCCTACTACGGCGAACGCTCGCTGGAGTCGCTGATCGGTCGACGCGGCACGGTCCCCTACCGCATGCTCTTCACCGTCGTCGCCCTCATCGGTGCGACCGTCGAGCTGGAACTCGTCTGGTCCTTCTCCGACCTGGCCAACGGTCTGATGGCGCTGCCGAACCTCATCGGTCTGCTCATTCTCTCGGGACTCGTGGCCCGCGAGACGAAGGCCTACCTCAAGTTCGACCCCACGCTGCGCGCCTCCCCGGAGGAGGTCGCCGCCTTCATGCGCGCCCAGGGAAGTGACTGGAAGTAG
- a CDS encoding fluoride efflux transporter family protein — translation MTGSSTLLRDATAVGAGALLGALARYGLEEFLGAGLPTLLGVNILGSFLMGLLRPGAFWGRGVLGGFTSFSTFACLAATSSPLQAVGYVLATVVGCVGAWLLGDRWAR, via the coding sequence GTGACTGGAAGTAGTACGTTGCTTCGCGACGCCACCGCCGTCGGCGCCGGCGCCCTCCTCGGCGCCCTGGCCCGCTACGGGCTCGAGGAGTTCCTCGGCGCCGGGCTGCCGACCCTGCTCGGGGTGAACATCCTGGGCTCCTTCCTCATGGGTCTGCTGCGTCCCGGCGCCTTCTGGGGCCGCGGGGTGCTCGGCGGATTCACGAGCTTCTCCACTTTCGCCTGTCTCGCCGCCACCTCCTCCCCTCTGCAGGCGGTGGGCTATGTTCTGGCCACCGTAGTGGGCTGCGTCGGAGCGTGGCTGCTCGGGGACCGGTGGGCCCGATGA
- a CDS encoding FluC/FEX family fluoride channel, with protein sequence MIVSLLAVGVGGFLGGVARWALTLWPGGLRGTFAANLLATAVLGAVIGVVGHGSLLYLALGTGFAGALSTWSTLSRELGQLLKERRYRLLAGYASATLTAGLAMAWLTNALLL encoded by the coding sequence ATGATCGTGTCTTTGCTGGCCGTCGGTGTCGGAGGCTTCCTCGGGGGCGTTGCCCGGTGGGCTCTGACGCTGTGGCCGGGGGGCCTGCGCGGAACCTTCGCCGCCAATCTCCTGGCCACCGCCGTCCTGGGTGCCGTGATCGGCGTGGTGGGCCATGGGAGCCTGTTGTACCTGGCTCTGGGTACCGGCTTCGCCGGCGCCCTGTCCACGTGGTCCACCCTGTCCCGCGAGCTGGGACAGCTGCTCAAGGAGCGGCGCTACCGGCTCCTGGCCGGATACGCGTCAGCCACGCTCACCGCCGGGCTGGCGATGGCGTGGCTGACGAACGCGCTGTTGCTCTAA